In the Flagellimonas sp. HMM57 genome, one interval contains:
- a CDS encoding ABC transporter ATP-binding protein, translating to MSKKDETGTAFDFGLFKRVFEHTKPYRTIFWVVAIVAILSAAFAVLTPILVRDIINEALSNKDSELLFYIVLAMLGALFGQVVCQLSFNYYANLLGESVIKDIRIRLFQRMMGFKMTYFDNSSIGVLVTRAVADMQRIGEIFSQGFFVIVADLLKMVLGATVMILINWKLAFIVFAILPVILVATRLFQKAMKVAFIEVRAQVSNLNSFVQERLAGMKIVQLFNREEIEKEKFREINEKHQNAWLKTVWYNSIFFPIAEISYSIGIGLVVYFGVIQNIENVALNDTGSIFAFFFLMDLLFRPLRQIADKFNTLQMGMVAANRVFKILDTESRIADTGTMEKEDVKGDIEFSDVRFGYVADEEVLHGISFKVEAGQTVAIVGATGAGKSTIINLLNRFYEINSGDILIDGHTIRDYSLKSLRSHIAIVLQDVFLFADSIANNISLRESSVELSSIEAAAKQIGVHEFISSLPGGYQYNVKERGTMLSSGQRQLIAFLRAYVSNPSILILDEATSSVDTYSEQLIQQATDKVTEGRTSIIIAHRLATIKKADKIIVMDAGQIVETGTHKELLKKGGYYSNLYEAQFLAEEVA from the coding sequence ATGAGTAAAAAGGACGAAACTGGAACCGCTTTTGATTTTGGACTGTTCAAGAGAGTTTTTGAACATACCAAACCATACAGGACAATTTTTTGGGTCGTAGCCATTGTAGCTATTCTTTCTGCTGCTTTTGCCGTTCTTACGCCGATCTTGGTACGGGATATTATAAACGAGGCCTTGTCCAATAAAGATAGTGAGCTTCTGTTTTATATAGTGTTGGCCATGCTGGGAGCCTTATTTGGCCAAGTCGTCTGTCAACTTTCCTTTAATTACTATGCAAACCTTTTGGGAGAATCTGTTATAAAAGACATCAGGATTAGGCTCTTCCAACGGATGATGGGTTTTAAGATGACCTATTTTGATAACTCTTCCATCGGCGTATTGGTTACCCGTGCCGTTGCAGATATGCAACGAATAGGTGAGATATTTAGCCAGGGTTTCTTTGTGATTGTGGCAGATTTGTTGAAAATGGTTTTGGGAGCAACGGTCATGATATTGATCAACTGGAAGTTGGCATTTATCGTTTTTGCAATCCTTCCCGTTATTCTTGTGGCAACACGTTTATTCCAAAAGGCGATGAAGGTTGCTTTTATTGAGGTAAGGGCTCAGGTTTCAAATCTCAATTCCTTTGTTCAAGAGCGTCTTGCGGGAATGAAAATCGTACAGCTTTTTAATAGGGAGGAAATCGAAAAAGAGAAGTTTAGGGAAATCAATGAGAAACACCAGAATGCTTGGTTGAAGACAGTATGGTACAATTCCATATTTTTCCCCATAGCTGAGATTTCCTATTCTATTGGTATTGGTCTAGTGGTCTATTTTGGAGTGATTCAGAATATTGAAAATGTGGCTTTAAACGATACCGGATCTATCTTCGCTTTCTTTTTCTTAATGGATTTATTGTTTCGTCCATTGAGACAAATAGCGGATAAATTCAACACGTTGCAAATGGGAATGGTAGCTGCAAATAGGGTGTTCAAGATTCTAGATACCGAAAGTCGAATAGCAGATACCGGGACAATGGAAAAAGAAGATGTGAAGGGAGATATAGAATTTTCCGACGTTCGTTTCGGTTATGTGGCGGATGAAGAAGTTTTGCACGGGATTTCATTCAAGGTTGAGGCGGGACAGACTGTAGCTATTGTAGGTGCTACAGGAGCTGGAAAATCGACGATTATCAATTTATTGAATCGGTTTTATGAAATAAATTCTGGCGATATTTTAATCGATGGTCATACTATTCGTGACTATTCCTTAAAATCTCTTCGTTCCCATATTGCGATAGTCTTACAGGATGTTTTTCTTTTTGCCGATTCGATAGCCAATAACATTTCACTTAGAGAATCTTCCGTTGAACTATCCAGTATTGAAGCTGCGGCTAAACAGATTGGTGTTCACGAGTTCATTTCGAGCCTGCCAGGTGGCTATCAGTATAATGTAAAGGAACGCGGGACCATGCTCTCTAGCGGACAACGGCAACTTATTGCTTTCTTAAGAGCATATGTAAGTAACCCAAGTATTTTGATTTTGGATGAAGCTACATCTTCTGTTGATACCTATTCGGAGCAATTGATACAGCAAGCTACGGACAAGGTTACTGAAGGAAGGACTTCTATCATCATAGCACACCGTTTGGCTACAATTAAGAAGGCCGATAAAATCATAGTAATGGACGCCGGGCAGATTGTGGAAACAGGTACGCATAAGGAATTACTAAAAAAAGGCGGATATTACAGTAATCTGTATGAAGCCCAATTCTTGGCTGAAGAGGTTGCTTAA
- a CDS encoding DUF3667 domain-containing protein: MKCKNCNSSLRSDYSFCPVCGAKVIRKRLTLKNIWEDLSFQVFNLDNTFLKTFRHLFSKPETVIHYYISGTRKKYMNPISYFAIAITLSGLLFFVLRNIYEIDLTQSSFSDNQNTNLDFVYDYQGLISYLFMPVYALMTWLLFIDKRKFNYTEHLVTNAYITAQTSYVQVLICLPLFGFFDIRYDVFNGILLIGVVIYQFFILGKMHQTGFFSTFFRGFVYLILFMIITIMLGVLIAAIALVSGYISLEDFIAK, from the coding sequence ATGAAATGTAAAAATTGTAATAGCTCACTTAGATCAGATTACAGTTTTTGTCCCGTTTGTGGTGCAAAGGTTATCAGAAAACGATTAACCTTAAAAAACATTTGGGAGGATTTGAGTTTTCAGGTATTTAATTTGGATAATACCTTTTTAAAGACTTTTCGCCATTTATTTTCCAAACCGGAAACGGTCATCCACTACTATATCTCTGGAACACGAAAAAAATATATGAATCCCATAAGTTATTTTGCCATTGCCATAACACTATCGGGACTTTTATTTTTTGTCCTTAGAAACATATATGAAATAGACCTTACGCAAAGTAGTTTTTCTGATAATCAAAATACGAATTTGGATTTTGTTTATGATTATCAAGGTCTGATTTCATACCTCTTCATGCCCGTGTATGCATTAATGACCTGGTTACTATTTATTGATAAGCGCAAATTCAACTATACGGAGCATTTGGTGACCAACGCTTATATAACCGCACAAACATCTTATGTTCAAGTACTGATATGCCTTCCCCTATTTGGATTTTTTGACATTAGATATGATGTTTTTAATGGGATACTCTTAATCGGAGTCGTCATTTATCAGTTTTTTATTTTGGGAAAAATGCACCAAACTGGATTTTTCAGTACTTTTTTCAGAGGTTTTGTTTACTTAATATTATTTATGATCATTACGATAATGTTAGGAGTATTAATAGCAGCAATCGCATTGGTGTCAGGCTATATATCTTTAGAAGATTTTATCGCCAAATAG
- the folP gene encoding dihydropteroate synthase: MTINCKGTLIDFTVPRIMGILNLTPDSFYDGGRYKDDNDILTQVEKMLRDGATFIDMGAYSSRPGAEHVPENEELKRLVPIITLILKQFPEVIISVDTFRSKVASESIQHGAALINDISAANLDSKMLDVVAQYQVPYIMMHLKGTPQSMQKQAVYDDLLKDLLFYFSKKINATASKKINDVIIDPGFGFAKTTGQNYELLNHLDLFKTFKVPIMIGLSRKSMIYKVLKSSPKEALNGTTALHTVALLKGANILRAHDVNEAYECVHLIEELKANSQ; this comes from the coding sequence ATGACCATAAACTGTAAAGGAACTCTCATCGATTTTACCGTCCCAAGAATTATGGGTATCCTTAACCTTACTCCAGATTCTTTTTATGATGGAGGACGGTATAAAGATGACAATGATATTCTAACACAAGTTGAGAAAATGCTAAGGGATGGTGCTACTTTTATAGATATGGGTGCCTACAGCTCCAGACCTGGTGCCGAGCATGTTCCTGAAAATGAAGAGCTAAAACGATTGGTTCCGATTATTACACTAATTCTCAAACAATTTCCTGAGGTTATAATTTCAGTAGACACGTTCAGGAGCAAGGTAGCTTCTGAAAGCATACAGCATGGTGCCGCTTTAATCAACGATATTTCTGCAGCAAACTTAGATTCCAAAATGCTGGATGTTGTCGCGCAATATCAAGTGCCCTATATTATGATGCATTTGAAGGGCACACCACAATCCATGCAAAAACAGGCGGTTTACGATGATTTATTAAAAGACCTGTTGTTTTACTTCTCAAAAAAAATAAATGCAACCGCTTCTAAAAAAATCAACGATGTTATCATAGACCCCGGATTTGGTTTTGCCAAAACAACAGGGCAGAATTATGAGCTCTTGAATCATTTGGACCTATTCAAGACCTTTAAAGTTCCTATTATGATAGGATTAAGTCGAAAATCCATGATTTACAAAGTATTAAAATCTTCACCAAAAGAAGCACTTAACGGCACAACAGCGCTACATACGGTCGCGTTATTAAAAGGCGCCAATATTTTAAGGGCACACGACGTTAATGAAGCATATGAGTGTGTACATCTTATTGAAGAGTTGAAAGCAAATAGCCAGTAA
- the cdaA gene encoding diadenylate cyclase CdaA: MDFLNFIEFKITDVIDIVLVAAMLYYIYKLVKGTVAINIFIGIVIVWALWKLTELLQMKMISSMVGGFMNIGLIALIIVFQQEIRKFLLMVGSTNFAYKRNFIRHFKFLRQETMSTDTDVEAIINACKKMGVSKTGALIVIERANSLDFVKSSGDSMNIEITQPILESIFFKNSPLHDGAAIIQDNYITATRVILPVSNDRTIPLRFGLRHRAAAGITEKTDAICLVVSEETGAISYIKNGEFVPYKNKEELIDSIKKDLE, from the coding sequence TTGGATTTCCTAAATTTTATTGAATTTAAAATCACAGATGTCATAGATATTGTGCTTGTTGCCGCAATGTTGTATTACATCTATAAGTTGGTCAAGGGTACGGTCGCCATAAATATTTTTATTGGTATCGTAATCGTTTGGGCCTTATGGAAGTTGACGGAACTGCTACAAATGAAGATGATCAGTAGTATGGTAGGTGGATTCATGAATATTGGATTAATAGCTCTTATTATTGTATTTCAACAAGAGATCAGGAAATTTTTATTAATGGTCGGTTCTACCAATTTTGCTTACAAACGAAACTTTATCCGTCATTTTAAGTTTCTTAGGCAAGAGACCATGTCAACAGATACAGATGTAGAGGCTATTATAAATGCTTGTAAAAAAATGGGGGTCAGTAAAACTGGTGCACTTATCGTAATCGAAAGGGCCAATTCCCTTGATTTTGTCAAGTCTTCTGGGGATAGCATGAATATTGAAATCACCCAACCTATTTTAGAAAGCATTTTTTTTAAGAACAGTCCGTTACATGATGGCGCTGCCATTATCCAAGATAATTACATTACGGCAACTAGGGTGATTTTGCCGGTTTCCAATGACCGCACCATTCCTTTACGCTTTGGGCTACGGCACCGTGCTGCGGCAGGAATCACAGAGAAGACAGATGCCATTTGCTTGGTAGTAAGTGAAGAAACCGGAGCTATTTCTTATATTAAGAATGGTGAATTTGTCCCCTACAAAAACAAAGAAGAACTCATTGATTCGATTAAAAAGGATTTAGAGTAA